ATGATTGTATCAAAATATTTAAAAGTACCTGCAAAAAATCTTTTTATGTTAAACTGTGTGGGGGAATAGACAATGAAAATACAGAAAAACGAACAAATTATCTGGATACCTGAAGGAGTTGCAATTCTTACCGCCGGAGTAGAAGTGAAAAATAACCGAATTGAGGTGGAAATTGTTGGCTGGGGAAGCGAAGAAAAATCATGGAGCCTGGATTACAAGGTTTTGAAAGATAACCTCACAGGCAGAGATATATGGGAACAGCTTGATAATGTGCTTTTAACTCCGTATGAACACGAAACGAGTGTTTTACTTAAGGTAGCAACAACCTGTATTGGTGGCGAAGATAGGCATTTTGATAAAATATGTAGGTTTGTTAAAGAGACACAAAAGCGCAGGATATGGGCGGTTAAAGACATAAAAGAATCAGAAAAGGTGATAATTGGAATTCCGTCAACAAGCAATCCCTTCAGGGTCAAGGTTTTTCCATTGAGGATGGATATATTGAAAGACC
This bacterium DNA region includes the following protein-coding sequences:
- a CDS encoding phage terminase large subunit family protein; translated protein: MKIQKNEQIIWIPEGVAILTAGVEVKNNRIEVEIVGWGSEEKSWSLDYKVLKDNLTGRDIWEQLDNVLLTPYEHETSVLLKVATTCIGGEDRHFDKICRFVKETQKRRIWAVKDIKESEKVIIGIPSTSNPFRVKVFPLRMDILKDRINKRMKIKESVAECIYFPVDWDEKFLRMLLKKNRNPRFSKESKHGYGF